Proteins from one Panicum virgatum strain AP13 chromosome 7K, P.virgatum_v5, whole genome shotgun sequence genomic window:
- the LOC120640415 gene encoding G-type lectin S-receptor-like serine/threonine-protein kinase LECRK4, whose protein sequence is MAPLLLSLLLLLSSTSLQAQQNITLGSFLVPEGPNRFWLSPSGDFAFGFRAIEGNASTYLLAIWFDKTSDKTVAWYAKSTGADPALLQVSSGSRLQLNSYGALSLQDPTGTEVWNPQVVGAAYAAMLDAGNFVLVAADESTKWESFKHPADTILLSQVLTPGMNLRSRIIPTDYSNGRFLLDLQSIGVFLYTVAVPSGKQYDPYWSMPVNITNVVFNATGVVYITLDNRTQISMTSGVTGSMADYYHRATLDPDGVFRQYRYPKKVSNLSSQAWAVVDFKPPNICEARLTNDGSGICGFNSYCMFNGTNNQSICICPEQYSFIDEERQYKGCKPDFEPQSCDLDEAAAKMQFKLVVMSRVDWPLADYEQYAPITKDQCQQLCLTDCFCAVAVFHDQDNTCWKKKMPLSNGKMGDDVERTLFVKVRKNSTQSELVGSNKWKKDKKYWIIGSSLFLGSSVLINVLLLSVIFFGTYCTITIKEAPSLQSSNKIGLPLKAFTYIELEKATSGFREVLGTGASGIVYKGQLQDDLGTEIAVKKIDKLEHETEKEFSVEVQTIGQTHHKNLVRLLGFCNEGKERLLVYEFMNNGSLNQFLFGDARLEWNLRAQLALGVAKGLLYLHEECSTQIIHCDIKPQNILLDSNFTAKISDFGLAKLLRTNQTQTNTGIRGTRGYVAPEWFKNIGITAKVDVYSFGVILLELICCRRNVELEAAEDKKILTDWANDCYSCGRVDFLVEGDDEALLNLTKVERFVAVALWCLQEDPTIRPTMLKVTQMLDEAAAVPTPPHPSSFISSLP, encoded by the coding sequence ATGGCACCTCTCCTCTTGtccttgctcctgctgctgtcCTCTACTTCTCTTCAAGCTCAACAGAACATAACCTTAGGCTCCTTCTTGGTACCCGAAGGGCCCAACAGATTTTGGCTCTCACCGTCCGGCGACTTCGCGTTCGGCTTCCGGGCAATTGAGGGTAACGCCTCCACCTATCTGCTCGCTATCTGGTTCGACAAGACCAGTGATAAGACAGTGGCTTGGTATGCCAAGAGTACTGGTGCAGATCCAGCGCTGCTACAAGTTTCATCCGGTTCACGCCTGCAGCTCAACTCCTATGGGGCGCTCTCACTCCAGGATCCCACGGGCACAGAGGTATGGAATCCTCAAGTTGTGGGTGCAGCCTATGCTGCCATGCTCGATGCTGGAAATTTTGTACTTGTTGCTGCAGATGAATCTACCAAATGGGAGAGCTTCAAACACCCTGCAGATACCATCCTGCTTTCTCAGGTGCTCACCCCAGGAATGAATCTCCGCAGCCGTATCATCCCCACAGACTACTCCAATGGCCGGTTCCTCCTTGACCTGCAAAGTATCGGTGTTTTTCTTTATACTGTTGCTGTTCCCTCCGGTAAACAATATGATCCCTATTGGTCAATGCCTGTGAACATTACAAATGTGGTGTTCAATGCGACTGGCGTGGTATACATCACCTTGGATAACAGGACACAAATTAGTATGACATCTGGGGTCACCGGCTCCATGGCAGACTACTACCACCGTGCTACACTTGACCCAGATGGTGTGTTCAGGCAATATCGGTACCCAAAGAAGGTCAGCAACCTGAGTAGTCAGGCATGGGCAGTAGTGGACTTCAAGCCCCCAAATATCTGTGAAGCACGACTGACAAATGATGGAAGCGGTATTTGCGGGTTTAATAGTTACTGCATGTTCAATGGCACAAACAACCAGAGTATTTGCATATGTCCAGAGCAGTACTCATTTATTGATGAGGAGAGGCAGTATAAAGGCTGCAAACCTGATTTTGAACCACAAAGTTGTGATTTGGATGAAGCAGCTGCCAAGATGCAGTTTAAGTTGGTAGTGATGAGCCGTGTGGATTGGCCTCTAGCTGACTATGAGCAGTATGCCCCCATAACTAAGGATCAGTGCCAGCAACTCTGTCTAACAGATTGTTTCTGTGCTGTTGCCGTCTTCCATGATCAAGATAATACATGTTGGAAGAAGAAGATGCCTTTGTCAAATGGCAAAATGGGGGATGATGTGGAGAGGACACTTTTCGTCAAGGTACGAAAGAACAGTACACAGTCTGAGCTTGTTGGTTCAAACAAATGGAAGAAAGACAAGAAGTACTGGATCATTGGAAGTTCACTATTTCTGGGAAGCTCTGTACTGATTAACGTTCTGCTCCTATCTGTTATATTTTTTGGTACTTACTGTACTATCACCATAAAGGAAGCCCCATCCCTGCAGTCATCAAACAAAATAGGATTGCCCTTGAAAGCCTTCACTTATATTGAGCTTGAGAAGGCAACCAGTGGATTCCGGGAAGTGCTTGGCACTGGTGCCTCCGGGATTGTGTACAAGGGCCAGCTACAAGATGATCTCGGTACTGAGATTGCTGTTAAGAAAATTGACAAGCTTGAGCATGAAACAGAGAAGGAGTTCAGTGTTGAAGTCCAAACTATTGGACAGACCCACCATAAGAACTTGGTTAGGTTGCTAGGTTTCTGCaatgaaggaaaagaaaggctATTGGTGTATGAATTCATGAACAATGGATCACTCAATCAATTTCTATTTGGTGATGCCAGGCTTGAGTGGAACCTTCGAGCTCAGCTTGCTCTTGGAGTGGCAAAGGGGCTGCTATACTTACATGAGGAATGCAGCACACAGATTATCCATTGTGACATAAAGCCCCAGAACATCCTTCTCGATAGCAACTTCACAGCAAAGATCTCAGACTTCGGCTTAGCTAAACTTCTCCGAACAAACCAGACACAAACAAATACAGGTATCCGGGGTACCCGAGGATATGTAGCCCCTGAGTGGTTCAAAAACATCGGTATCACGGCCAAGGTGGATGTGTACAGCTTTGGGGTCATCCTGTTGGAGCTCATCTGTTGTCGGCGGAATGTTGAGTTGGAGGCTGCGGAAGATAAAAAAATACTGACTGACTGGGCAAATGACTGTTATAGTTGTGGCAGGGTTGATTTTCTAGTGGAGGGTGATGATGAAGCACTTCTCAATTTGACGAAGGTGGAAAGGTTTGTGGCAGTGGCATTGTGGTGCCTTCAGGAGGACCCAACTATTAGACCTACAATGCTCAAAGTGACACAAATGCTTGATGAAGCAGCTGCAGTCCCCACTCCTCCTCATCCTTCTTCCTTTATCAGTTCACTTCCATAG